A genome region from Tolypothrix sp. PCC 7712 includes the following:
- the rimI gene encoding ribosomal protein S18-alanine N-acetyltransferase — protein MISLELKLQLLTSDDLSAILELDKACFGGLWTMEGYQRELDSPNSVLLGLFSPASSLSLLGMGCFWSILEEAHITILAVHPQYHCQGLGQALLYSLLKTASDRGLERATLEVRASNLAAISLYQKFGFKTAGRRRRYYQDNGEDALILWLPDLQYPQFQTTLLQWETMVRDRLNKSSWQFRFL, from the coding sequence GTGATCTCATTAGAGTTAAAACTGCAATTACTGACATCAGACGATCTCAGCGCAATCCTAGAACTGGATAAAGCTTGTTTTGGCGGTCTTTGGACAATGGAAGGCTACCAACGAGAGTTAGATAGTCCCAACAGTGTTTTACTAGGCTTATTTTCCCCGGCTTCTAGCTTAAGTTTGCTAGGAATGGGTTGTTTTTGGTCAATTTTAGAAGAAGCCCACATTACGATTTTGGCAGTACATCCCCAATATCACTGTCAAGGTTTAGGACAAGCTTTACTTTATTCCCTTCTCAAGACAGCTAGCGATCGCGGTTTGGAGCGAGCTACCCTCGAAGTTCGAGCTTCCAACCTAGCGGCTATATCTTTATATCAAAAATTTGGCTTCAAAACAGCTGGGCGACGACGGCGCTACTATCAGGACAATGGCGAAGACGCTTTAATTCTTTGGCTTCCCGACCTGCAATATCCCCAATTTCAAACAACTTTGCTCCAATGGGAGACAATGGTACGCGATCGCCTCAACAAATCCTCTTGGCAATTTCGGTTTTTGTAA